CGGCCTCTGGCAATGCGATATCGATCGTGAGAATTAGTATTGGTGCCTCAGACCTGAGCAATTCTGTCTATTCATACAATGAAACTTCCGGAGATGTGAATATGAATAATTTCAGTTTGGCTGGCCCGGATCAGACCTATCTGATCCCAATTCTGCAAGATATTCTGACCATCAACCCCAACATCAAAGTGCTGGCTACCCCATGGACAGCACCGACCTGGATGAAGACGAACAATACCTGGATTGGCGGAAGCCTGAATGCCAGCTATTACGCGGCCTATGCAACCTATTTTGTGAAGTACCTTGATGCCATGTCCGCCCTGGGGATAGACATCTGGGCCATTACTCCCCAAAATGAGCCTGAAAACCCGTTCAATGAACCAAGCATGCTCATGAACTCCACGGAGCAGAAAAATTTTATAAACAATAACCTGGGGCCAGCCATCGCCAGCTCCGGTCACGCTACTAAGATCATTGCTTTTGATCACAACTGCGACAATACGGCTTATCCGATAGATGTACTCAACAACAGCAGCTATGTTGACGGAGCGGCTTTTCACCTTTATGGAGGGAATATTTCGGCCATGTCTACAGTGAAGAATCAGACGGGTAAAAACGTGTACTTCACTGAGCAGTTTACCAGCACCAATGGTAATTTTTCGGGTGATTTAGGGTGGCACATGCAGAATGTGGTGATTGGGTCTATGCGCAACTGGTCAAAATCTGTGATAGAGTGGAACCTTGCCACAAACTCCAGCTACGGGCCTAAAACGCCAGGGGGATGCTCAGAATGCCTTGGGGCAGTTACTGTCAATAGCAGTAGCAGCATTACCCGAAATGTATCCTACTACATCATTAGTCAGGTTTCTAAATTTGTACAGCCCGGTGCCGTAAGAATAGAGTCTAATACCACAGCTTCCATATCCAATGTAGCTTTTTCGAATCCTGATGGCTCCAAGGTAGTATTGGCATACAATTCCTCAGGGGGTGCTCAAAACGTGAAGGTGGTGTTCGGTGGTCAATCATTTGTTTATAGTCTGCCGGGATCATCAGCAGCTACATTTGTGTGGTCAGGAGAAACCAATCCACCCACCATTCCCTCTGCTCCCAGTGGATTGAATGCTGGCGCGCAATCTTCCAGCAGCATAGCCCTTAGCTGGAGTGATAATTCTAACAATGAAGTAAATTTTGAGGTACAGCGATCACCCACGGGATCCGGCAGTTGGGTGCAGGTGGCCACTCCTGGCGCCAATACCACCGGCTATACCAACACTGGGCTTAGCGCATCTACTACCTACTATTATCGGGTTCGTGCATCTAACAGTGCGGGCAATTCGGCCTGGTCTAACACCAGCAGTGCCACCACTCACAATCAGCCGACCATCAACCCTTTCAATACTGTGGAGGCTGAAAGTTACACCAGTCAGAGTGGCACACAACTTGAAACCACCAGTGACACTGGTGGAGGACAAAATGTGGGTTATGCTGATGCCAACGACTACCTGCAGTATAGTAATGTGGATTTTGGTAGTGGGGCGAGTAGCCTGGAAGCCCGTATAGCCTCCAATGCCAGCTTTACAGGAACCATTGAGTTTAGACTGGGTAGCACTGGTGGTGCGTTGATTGCTACTGTATCTGTTGGAAACACTGGCGGTTGGCAATCATGGGTTACTCGAACGGTAAGTGTATCCGGAGCTTCTGGTGTCCAAAATCTTTATTTGGTTTTCAAAGGGGGCAACGGAATAGGCAACCTGAATTGGTTCAAATTCGGAGCCGGGCCCACCATACCCCAGGCACCCAGTGGATTGAGTGCCAGTGCTCAGTCTTCTAGTAGCATAGCCCTCAGCTGGACTGACAATTCTGGCAATGAAGTAAATTTCGAAGTGCAGAGATCGCCAAGTGGATCGGGTAGTTGGGTGCAGATAGCTACCCCCGGTGCGGATGCTACTACTTATACCAGCTCTGGCCTGAGTGCTTCCACTACCTACTATTACCGTGTTCGGGCTTCCAATAGCGCCGGCAGCTCTGCCTGGTCCAATACGGCCAATGCAACCACTCAGGGCACTTCAGGAGGAGGTATAGTCTCCGGAGGTACCTATAAGATCACCAATAAGGCCAGTGGAAAGGTGGTGGATGTCTCCGGCGTATCTACATCGAATGGTGCTCGCATCCACCAATGGGATTGGGCCAATGGTAACAATCAAAAATGGGTAGTTGAGAGCGTTGGATCCGGTCTCTATAAACTCACTGCGGTGCATAGCGGCAAAGTGTTGGATGTGGTGGATGCCTCCAATGCCAATGGAAAGGAAATTCAGCAATGGGACTATTTTGGTAGCGCCAATCAGCAATGGCAAATTCAGGATGCCGGCAGCGGCTATTTCAAAATCATAGCATCGCACAGCAATAAGGTGCTGGAAGTGCCTGGATCAAGCACCTCCAACGGAACTAAGCTTGTGCAGTCTAATTCTGGCAGTGGAGATCATCAGTTATGGAGCTTTGAAAACCTAAGCGGTGCACGCCTGGGAGAAGTATCTGATGAGCAGCAACTGACACCATCATTCTCCATTTATCCTAATCCAGTGCAGAATGGGATGTTTACCGTATCATTGCCTCAGGTGGAAGGAGCCGTTTCTCTTAAGCTGACCGATCTGTCAGGCAGAGCCATAGGTATTTGGAGTGCGCAATCACCAGAGATAAAAATTACCCTTCCTGCGGGAGTAAAGCGTGGCTTGTATCTACTGGAGATCGAAGG
This Marinoscillum sp. 108 DNA region includes the following protein-coding sequences:
- a CDS encoding carbohydrate-binding protein; protein product: MNYSKFFKIASLVWGLMLMPLLMNAQSVDVWLTKGDQSVKLQQQSSLTFGSNGNVPNTITVNDANTYQSITGFGFALTQGSAEALSQLNTSTRTALLNELFNPASGNAISIVRISIGASDLSNSVYSYNETSGDVNMNNFSLAGPDQTYLIPILQDILTINPNIKVLATPWTAPTWMKTNNTWIGGSLNASYYAAYATYFVKYLDAMSALGIDIWAITPQNEPENPFNEPSMLMNSTEQKNFINNNLGPAIASSGHATKIIAFDHNCDNTAYPIDVLNNSSYVDGAAFHLYGGNISAMSTVKNQTGKNVYFTEQFTSTNGNFSGDLGWHMQNVVIGSMRNWSKSVIEWNLATNSSYGPKTPGGCSECLGAVTVNSSSSITRNVSYYIISQVSKFVQPGAVRIESNTTASISNVAFSNPDGSKVVLAYNSSGGAQNVKVVFGGQSFVYSLPGSSAATFVWSGETNPPTIPSAPSGLNAGAQSSSSIALSWSDNSNNEVNFEVQRSPTGSGSWVQVATPGANTTGYTNTGLSASTTYYYRVRASNSAGNSAWSNTSSATTHNQPTINPFNTVEAESYTSQSGTQLETTSDTGGGQNVGYADANDYLQYSNVDFGSGASSLEARIASNASFTGTIEFRLGSTGGALIATVSVGNTGGWQSWVTRTVSVSGASGVQNLYLVFKGGNGIGNLNWFKFGAGPTIPQAPSGLSASAQSSSSIALSWTDNSGNEVNFEVQRSPSGSGSWVQIATPGADATTYTSSGLSASTTYYYRVRASNSAGSSAWSNTANATTQGTSGGGIVSGGTYKITNKASGKVVDVSGVSTSNGARIHQWDWANGNNQKWVVESVGSGLYKLTAVHSGKVLDVVDASNANGKEIQQWDYFGSANQQWQIQDAGSGYFKIIASHSNKVLEVPGSSTSNGTKLVQSNSGSGDHQLWSFENLSGARLGEVSDEQQLTPSFSIYPNPVQNGMFTVSLPQVEGAVSLKLTDLSGRAIGIWSAQSPEIKITLPAGVKRGLYLLEIEGPSIRTVKKVHIQ